The Haloprofundus salinisoli region ACGGACGGGTGTTCGACGGCGGCGACGAGGCGGTCGGTCGCCTCCTCGCGTCCCTGGTCGAGGGCGCTGTGGGGCGAGGCGACGACGACGTCGAGTTCGGCGAGCAGGTCGTCGCCGACCGAGAGGTTCCCGTCGGCGTCGATGTTGGCCTCGACGCCGTGGAACACCTCGATGTCGGCGTCGGCGCGGACCGCGTCGACCTCATCCATCTGCTCTCTGAGTTCGTCGTCGGAGAGGCCGACGCCGCCGACCATCCCCGGTCCGGTCGCGTGGTCGGTAATGCAGTGATACTCGTACCCTCGCTCCGCCGCGGCAGCGACCATCTCCTCGGCGGTGTTGGCCCCGTCGGACCAGTCGGTGTGAGTGTGGAGGTCGCCGCGAATCTCTCCCTCTTCGAGGAGGTCCGGGAGCGTGCCGTTCTGGGCGGCTTGAATCTCGCCGTTGTCCTCGCGGAGTTCGGGGGCGATGACGGGCATGTCGAGCATCTCGTAGATGTCGGCCTCGGTACGCCCGCCGATTCGTTCGCCGACGCGTTGGCCGGCGTCGGGGCCCTCGACCTCGGAAACATCGTCAGAAGCGTTCGCTTCCGACTGGCCGTCCGAGCGGAGCTCGGAGACATCGAAGATACCGTACTCGTTTATCTTCAGGTCGCGCTCGATGGCGACGTTCCGCAGTTGGATGTTGTGGTCTCGGCTGCCGGTGAAGTACTGCAGCGCGGAACCGAACTCCTCGGAGACGACGACTCGCAAGTCGATGCGGATGCCGTTCGCGCGGAGGCTCGCTTTGCTCTCGCCGGCCTCGATGACGCTGTCGGCGTTCGACCAGTCGGTGAACGTCGAGACGACCGCCTCGCTGTCGTCACTGCCGACGAGCACGTCCACGTCGCCGATAGTGTCGCGCCAGCGGCGAATCGATCCGGCGACCTCCGCGG contains the following coding sequences:
- a CDS encoding helix-hairpin-helix domain-containing protein, which translates into the protein MTTNAELADRFEEFAEFLEAQGVEYKPQSYRRAAENVRSHPRSVADLAREGRDAVEEIDGVGDAIAGKIVEYVETGKIEELEELREELPVEMVALTSVEGVGPKTVGDLYEALGITTLDELEAAAEAGEIQEIKGFGAKTEQNILDNIPFARQSQERELLGDARPVADGLLAYLRDENAVDSAEVAGSIRRWRDTIGDVDVLVGSDDSEAVVSTFTDWSNADSVIEAGESKASLRANGIRIDLRVVVSEEFGSALQYFTGSRDHNIQLRNVAIERDLKINEYGIFDVSELRSDGQSEANASDDVSEVEGPDAGQRVGERIGGRTEADIYEMLDMPVIAPELREDNGEIQAAQNGTLPDLLEEGEIRGDLHTHTDWSDGANTAEEMVAAAAERGYEYHCITDHATGPGMVGGVGLSDDELREQMDEVDAVRADADIEVFHGVEANIDADGNLSVGDDLLAELDVVVASPHSALDQGREEATDRLVAAVEHPSVDVLGHPTGRLINQRAGLDLDFDRLAAAAAEHGTALEINANPARLDLWGEVVKVGVDAGATIAINTDAHSPGEFENVRYGVHTARRGWAETADVLNARDAAGVREFLH